One window of Sphingomonas sp. KC8 genomic DNA carries:
- a CDS encoding ArsR/SmtB family transcription factor, which yields MRRMLDIFRALADPTRLRIIALLRAMELSVGELAQVLGQSQPRVSRHVKILADAGLADRRKEGSWVFLTLGDERRIGPLLAAVDAWAEQEPGDHWAVADIARLAAVRADRAAAAEDYFAGHADEWDAIRSLHVAESAVEAAILRQLGAAPVGRLVDIGTGTGRMIELVGREAASMLGVDRSPEMLRLARAKLAEAGLERAELRQGDMYALPLASGSADTVIVHQVLHYAHQPAAAIAEAARLLADDGRLLIVDFDRHEKEELRTRDAHVRLGFDDEQMAGWFAAAGLEQPAVERLDGGELTVKLWLGRRAPAAREEGLAA from the coding sequence ATGAGACGCATGCTCGACATTTTCCGTGCGCTGGCCGATCCGACCCGGCTGCGCATCATCGCGTTGTTACGTGCGATGGAACTGTCGGTGGGCGAGTTGGCACAGGTGCTCGGCCAGAGCCAGCCCCGCGTTTCGCGCCATGTGAAGATCCTTGCCGATGCCGGGCTGGCGGATCGCCGCAAGGAAGGCAGCTGGGTGTTTCTCACCTTGGGCGATGAACGGCGCATCGGGCCGTTGCTGGCGGCGGTGGATGCCTGGGCGGAGCAGGAACCTGGCGATCATTGGGCGGTGGCCGATATTGCGCGGCTGGCGGCGGTGCGTGCCGATCGCGCGGCCGCGGCGGAGGATTATTTCGCTGGTCACGCCGATGAATGGGATGCGATTCGATCGCTCCACGTTGCCGAAAGCGCGGTGGAGGCGGCGATATTGCGACAATTGGGTGCGGCGCCGGTGGGCCGGCTGGTGGATATCGGCACGGGCACTGGCCGGATGATCGAACTGGTCGGCCGCGAGGCAGCGAGCATGCTGGGTGTCGATCGCAGCCCGGAAATGCTGCGTCTGGCCCGCGCAAAGCTGGCCGAGGCAGGGCTGGAGCGGGCCGAATTGCGGCAGGGCGACATGTATGCCCTTCCGCTGGCGAGCGGATCGGCGGATACGGTGATCGTGCATCAGGTGCTGCATTATGCGCATCAGCCGGCGGCGGCGATCGCGGAGGCGGCGCGGTTGCTGGCGGACGATGGCCGGTTGCTGATCGTCGATTTCGATCGGCACGAGAAGGAAGAGCTGCGGACCCGCGACGCGCATGTCCGCCTGGGCTTTGATGATGAACAAATGGCCGGCTGGTTCGCCGCTGCGGGGCTGGAACAGCCGGCGGTCGAGCGGCTCGACGGCGGCGAACTGACAGTGAAATTATGGCTGGGGCGCCGGGCGCCCGCGGCCCGTGAAGAAGGACTTGCGGCATGA
- a CDS encoding MlaA family lipoprotein produces the protein MMRVFPSIAAAALLAGCATTPTSAPGAERDPLEGFNRAVWGFNRGVDKIALKPITSVYRTVTPQPLRRGILRIFDNLSEPWSFVNNLLQGKPGRAANNLGRFVVNTTIGVGGLADHATGLGIKPAREDFGQTLATWGVKSSTYLVLPLLGPSTIRDGIGTGVGFVADPFNVCLRECTNLSAVERLIPNAVYIVSARADLTDSGADTLLDTSLDSYATARSAFFQRRAAEIADQDLTTGDASSGDIDAALKELDEEAGETSAPPPESADPTSPDAEPTPSNDEPSAADQPPVDPQTQLVAPEPQS, from the coding sequence ATGATGCGCGTTTTTCCGTCCATTGCCGCCGCCGCGCTGCTTGCCGGCTGCGCAACTACGCCCACCTCCGCGCCGGGGGCAGAACGGGATCCGCTGGAAGGCTTCAACCGGGCCGTCTGGGGCTTCAATCGGGGTGTGGACAAGATCGCGCTGAAACCGATCACATCGGTCTACCGCACGGTAACCCCACAACCGCTGCGTCGCGGTATCCTGCGCATCTTCGACAATCTGTCCGAACCCTGGTCGTTCGTGAACAACCTGCTGCAGGGCAAGCCGGGCCGGGCGGCAAACAATCTCGGCCGCTTCGTCGTCAACACCACGATCGGCGTCGGCGGCCTTGCCGATCATGCCACCGGCCTGGGCATCAAGCCGGCGCGCGAAGATTTCGGGCAAACGCTGGCGACATGGGGCGTCAAAAGCAGCACCTATCTCGTCCTCCCGCTGCTCGGCCCGTCCACCATCCGCGACGGCATCGGCACGGGCGTCGGCTTCGTCGCCGATCCCTTCAATGTCTGCCTACGCGAATGCACCAACCTGTCGGCCGTCGAACGCCTCATCCCCAATGCCGTCTACATTGTCAGCGCGCGCGCCGATCTTACGGATTCGGGGGCGGATACCCTGCTCGACACCAGCCTCGATTCCTACGCCACTGCGCGTTCAGCATTTTTCCAGCGCCGCGCGGCCGAAATCGCCGATCAGGATCTTACCACCGGTGACGCCAGCAGCGGCGACATCGACGCCGCACTCAAGGAACTGGACGAGGAAGCCGGCGAAACCAGCGCGCCGCCGCCCGAATCCGCGGATCCAACGTCGCCTGACGCCGAACCGACGCCTTCGAACGACGAACCGAGTGCCGCCGATCAGCCACCCGTCGACCCACAGACTCAACTGGTCGCACCTGAACCACAATCCTGA
- a CDS encoding RNA polymerase sigma factor, which produces MPEEGQAMSALGTRRKDESAIHEALAARYRQPLVQWFRRRGLDREAAEDCAHESFVRLCGSDNAVMHSPDAYLFRVAASVLADRRRRARVRHEDYHVPIDDFDEPSEEPTPARVFEGREALARLAVALDELPERTREMFLLNRLDRMSYGQIAARFGVSASAVEKHMMKAIAHLHAKFGRNG; this is translated from the coding sequence TTGCCGGAGGAGGGGCAAGCGATGTCAGCGCTTGGCACACGCCGAAAGGACGAGTCCGCCATTCATGAGGCGCTGGCCGCCCGCTATCGACAGCCATTGGTGCAATGGTTTCGCAGGCGGGGGCTGGATCGTGAAGCGGCGGAGGACTGTGCGCATGAGAGTTTTGTGCGCCTGTGTGGCAGCGACAATGCCGTCATGCACAGTCCCGACGCATATCTGTTCCGGGTCGCGGCTTCGGTACTGGCGGATCGCCGTCGTCGAGCGCGGGTGCGCCATGAAGATTATCACGTTCCGATCGATGATTTCGACGAGCCGAGTGAGGAACCTACGCCCGCGCGCGTCTTTGAAGGGAGGGAGGCGCTGGCCCGATTGGCGGTGGCGCTGGATGAACTGCCTGAACGGACGCGGGAGATGTTTTTGCTGAATCGACTCGACAGGATGAGCTACGGCCAGATCGCCGCCCGTTTCGGCGTGTCGGCCAGCGCTGTTGAGAAGCATATGATGAAGGCCATCGCCCACCTGCATGCGAAATTCGGGCGAAATGGCTGA
- a CDS encoding DUF2147 domain-containing protein has protein sequence MFSLLASALLTASIAANAATAEDAILGQWRSQERGGITAFHRCGSAICGQVVDGASLRANPDLRDVKNSDKTLRSRKVKGLVVLQNFKGGPHEWKGGPLYDPDRGMGVESGTIKMIDRNTLKVTGCFARFICQSEVMTRIR, from the coding sequence ATGTTCAGCTTGCTTGCGAGCGCACTGCTGACGGCAAGCATCGCCGCGAACGCGGCGACGGCGGAAGACGCGATTCTCGGACAATGGCGCTCGCAGGAGCGCGGCGGCATCACCGCATTCCATCGTTGCGGCAGCGCGATATGCGGGCAGGTCGTGGACGGCGCCTCATTGCGCGCCAATCCCGACCTGCGCGACGTGAAGAATAGCGACAAGACATTGCGGTCACGCAAGGTGAAGGGCCTTGTCGTTCTTCAAAATTTCAAGGGCGGCCCGCACGAATGGAAGGGTGGCCCGCTTTATGATCCCGATCGCGGCATGGGCGTGGAAAGCGGGACGATCAAAATGATCGACCGCAACACATTGAAAGTCACGGGGTGCTTCGCGCGCTTCATCTGCCAGTCCGAGGTGATGACCCGCATTCGCTGA
- a CDS encoding efflux RND transporter periplasmic adaptor subunit: protein MAHIVERLNPPRKRLALMLAGGVACAAIGWLLFADRASPPARDGLVEQAQVVALQPFSASIGFTGTIVAGEAIGIFAPFDGAVKRVGFTYGDRVGAGQMLVELDPAELQQSRNDAESAYLKASQAAAELAGWESSPEVGRVRRAAALASADLRETDRKIHETRELLDKGLVPRSEYDGLIQQRRSQQMAVVAAQEDLAATLARGRGDNRRVAELALANARSRLAQMNSQFNAAIIRALDDGIIIRPPASKMDGDSGAIRPGMLVGKGQPIGAIARAGGLSAKFRVDEGDVGALKPGLPVTVTGPGFGGVTLAGRISSVAGEADADAASGKPGFTAVARLDPLTPDQARQIRIGMTANIAITTYNNAAALVVPPQAVQGVAPAATIFVRDQPGTEPRAVIVQIGRVAPGEVEILSGLKPGDTVVWHTAAAPAPPVP, encoded by the coding sequence ATGGCGCATATCGTTGAACGATTGAATCCGCCGCGGAAACGGCTCGCGCTGATGCTGGCGGGCGGGGTGGCATGTGCCGCGATCGGCTGGCTGCTGTTCGCCGATCGGGCGTCCCCCCCGGCGCGCGATGGCCTTGTCGAACAGGCGCAGGTGGTTGCGTTGCAGCCCTTCAGCGCATCGATCGGCTTTACCGGCACGATCGTTGCCGGCGAAGCGATCGGCATTTTCGCGCCGTTCGATGGCGCGGTGAAACGCGTCGGCTTCACATATGGCGATCGGGTTGGGGCAGGGCAGATGCTTGTCGAACTGGATCCCGCCGAACTTCAGCAAAGCCGCAATGATGCGGAGAGCGCTTATTTGAAGGCATCACAGGCGGCGGCGGAACTGGCCGGCTGGGAAAGCAGCCCCGAAGTCGGGCGCGTGCGTCGTGCGGCTGCGCTGGCATCGGCGGATTTGCGCGAAACGGATCGCAAGATCCACGAGACCCGCGAATTGCTCGACAAGGGGCTGGTGCCACGCAGTGAATATGACGGGTTGATCCAGCAACGGCGGTCGCAGCAGATGGCGGTGGTGGCCGCGCAGGAAGATCTGGCAGCGACGCTGGCGCGCGGCCGGGGGGATAATCGGCGTGTCGCCGAACTGGCATTGGCCAACGCGCGGTCGCGGCTGGCGCAGATGAACAGCCAGTTCAACGCCGCGATCATCCGGGCGTTGGATGACGGCATCATCATTCGCCCGCCCGCCAGCAAGATGGATGGTGATAGCGGCGCTATCCGGCCGGGGATGCTGGTGGGCAAGGGGCAGCCGATCGGCGCGATCGCGCGTGCTGGCGGCCTGAGCGCGAAATTCCGTGTCGATGAAGGCGATGTGGGGGCGCTGAAGCCTGGCCTTCCGGTCACCGTCACCGGGCCGGGATTTGGCGGGGTTACGCTTGCCGGCAGGATTTCCAGCGTAGCCGGCGAGGCCGATGCCGATGCGGCTTCGGGCAAGCCCGGTTTTACCGCAGTGGCCCGTCTGGACCCGCTGACCCCGGATCAGGCCCGCCAGATCCGCATCGGCATGACCGCCAATATCGCGATCACCACCTACAATAATGCCGCCGCTTTGGTCGTCCCGCCACAGGCGGTGCAAGGCGTGGCGCCGGCGGCCACCATATTCGTGCGCGACCAGCCCGGCACCGAGCCCCGCGCCGTCATCGTCCAGATCGGCCGCGTGGCGCCGGGAGAGGTCGAAATATTGTCGGGTCTCAAGCCCGGCGACACGGTGGTATGGCACACCGCTGCGGCACCGGCGCCGCCGGTGCCGTGA
- a CDS encoding FecR family protein has protein sequence MRNSGEMADPAPPRNASTIRGRAARWVARRHSDRRTIMDDARLSAWLADDPEHERAYAEQAGLWEAAGALADDPIAHAILRGKPEPVSAARRFGRMSAITALFGACAASLMVVATGMWGGSEQYETALGEQRSIKLADGSIVTLDTDSAVDVRMSDAERRLVLQSGQAFFEVKKDARRPFRVFVGDNEVQAVGTSFSVRKEGEGARVFLAQGTVSIREAGAKPVILHPGQQASLVPAKSAAIVKMDPDRAMAWRYGRLMFDATPLAAAVAEVNRYGGRQIILSDPTLGRVKVSGVFHTREPEAFVETIVAIFPVRLARDDQQSIVLAPAS, from the coding sequence ATGCGAAATTCGGGCGAAATGGCTGATCCGGCTCCTCCGCGAAACGCATCCACGATCCGCGGCCGCGCCGCGCGCTGGGTGGCGCGCAGGCATTCGGATCGCCGCACGATCATGGATGATGCCCGGCTCTCCGCCTGGCTGGCTGACGATCCCGAACATGAACGGGCCTATGCCGAGCAAGCCGGGTTGTGGGAGGCCGCGGGTGCGCTGGCGGATGATCCGATCGCCCATGCCATTCTGCGTGGCAAGCCGGAACCGGTTTCCGCCGCGCGCCGGTTCGGCCGCATGTCCGCGATCACGGCTCTGTTCGGCGCCTGCGCGGCATCGCTGATGGTGGTTGCGACGGGGATGTGGGGCGGCAGCGAACAATATGAAACCGCCCTGGGCGAACAGCGCAGCATCAAGCTGGCCGACGGTTCGATTGTGACATTGGACACCGACAGTGCGGTCGACGTGCGGATGAGTGACGCTGAGCGCCGTCTCGTGCTGCAATCCGGCCAGGCCTTTTTCGAAGTGAAAAAGGATGCCAGGCGACCGTTCCGTGTCTTTGTCGGGGATAATGAGGTGCAGGCGGTCGGCACGTCTTTCAGCGTGCGCAAGGAAGGCGAAGGCGCCCGGGTTTTTCTGGCGCAGGGCACGGTTTCGATCCGCGAAGCGGGGGCGAAGCCCGTGATTCTCCACCCGGGGCAGCAGGCATCGCTGGTCCCCGCGAAATCCGCCGCCATTGTGAAGATGGATCCGGATCGGGCGATGGCCTGGCGTTATGGGCGGCTGATGTTTGATGCCACGCCGCTGGCGGCGGCCGTGGCGGAGGTCAACCGTTATGGCGGCCGGCAGATCATATTGTCCGATCCCACGCTGGGCCGCGTCAAGGTTTCGGGGGTGTTCCACACGCGCGAGCCTGAGGCGTTTGTGGAAACTATTGTGGCCATTTTCCCGGTGCGCCTGGCACGCGATGATCAGCAATCTATCGTTCTCGCGCCGGCTTCATGA
- the metF gene encoding methylenetetrahydrofolate reductase — protein MSVSIAQMEEARRALDAPLFADLAGDCQVSFEFFPPKTAKMEETLWSAIETLAPLGPRFVSVTYGAGGSTRERTHATVARIARETSIPAAAHLTCVDASRDEILDVAREYWAAGVRHIVALRGDPPREGEAFQPHPDGFENAAALVAGLKSVAPFEISVAAYPECHPDSVDVAADLDNLKRKIDAGANRAISQFFFSPEAFFRFRDAVAAAGIDAEIVPGILPVSNVAQTRKFAAMCGAAIPPWMDRLFEGLDDRPAARQLVAATIAAEMCRKLYAGGVRHFHFYTLNRAELSYAICHLLGLRPTSQSREKAA, from the coding sequence ATGAGTGTTTCAATCGCCCAGATGGAGGAAGCCCGCCGCGCGCTGGATGCGCCGCTGTTCGCCGACCTCGCTGGCGACTGCCAGGTTTCGTTCGAATTCTTCCCGCCAAAGACGGCGAAGATGGAAGAAACCCTGTGGAGCGCGATCGAAACGCTGGCGCCGCTTGGGCCTCGCTTCGTATCCGTCACCTATGGCGCGGGTGGGTCGACCCGCGAACGTACCCACGCGACGGTCGCCCGTATCGCCCGCGAAACCAGCATTCCGGCGGCGGCGCATTTGACCTGTGTCGATGCCAGCCGCGACGAGATTCTGGATGTTGCGCGCGAATATTGGGCGGCCGGCGTGCGCCATATCGTAGCGCTGCGGGGCGATCCCCCGCGTGAGGGCGAGGCGTTCCAACCGCATCCCGATGGGTTCGAAAATGCCGCCGCGCTGGTGGCGGGGCTGAAATCGGTCGCGCCGTTTGAAATCTCGGTCGCGGCCTATCCCGAATGCCATCCGGATTCGGTGGACGTGGCCGCCGATCTCGACAATCTGAAGCGCAAGATCGATGCCGGCGCGAACCGGGCGATCAGCCAGTTCTTCTTTTCGCCCGAGGCGTTCTTCCGGTTCCGCGATGCGGTGGCGGCGGCGGGCATCGATGCCGAAATCGTTCCCGGTATCCTGCCCGTGTCGAACGTCGCCCAGACGCGCAAGTTCGCCGCGATGTGCGGGGCGGCGATCCCGCCCTGGATGGACCGTTTGTTCGAAGGGCTGGACGATCGCCCCGCTGCCCGCCAGCTCGTTGCTGCGACGATCGCAGCGGAAATGTGCCGCAAGCTTTATGCCGGCGGCGTCCGCCATTTCCACTTCTACACCTTGAACCGCGCGGAGCTGAGCTACGCGATCTGTCATTTGCTGGGGCTGCGCCCCACCAGCCAATCCCGGGAGAAGGCCGCATGA
- a CDS encoding TonB-dependent receptor domain-containing protein has protein sequence MVRYRAKSIRALLLAGAALAVSVPLQGAIAAESRTYAIAPQDLGDAIRKFALDTGRDVAFDPAAVAGKKTRGVTGQRTEEGALRALLEGTGMRFMRTGNGYGIVAGQRPESALDPEAVNEDIIVTAQKREEKIQDVPIAITAVTGKALDNKKIESGGDLMRTAPNLNFTKTFSSMYNITIRGVGTKALNSSSDPGVAVAFNNTPLVRNRLFEQEFFDLARIEVLRGPQGTLYGRNATGGVLNVIPELPSTEGFSGMIRGETGSYSTRRLSGMLNVPLTDTLAIRGGASMTKRSGFDYNEFTKRNVNGRDLWSTRLSAKWDPGSNFSANLIWEHFNEDDDRARSGKALCTPDPGPAMVGNTPVPTRQPGGPDLRARMSQGCLPGSLYDDAAYGIPNPGEMAAIALLQGSAVAGFTPTPVRPVYIIKPGNPYEGIVQSRDPRRISTVVDPVFRAKNDVVQFNMELGVADGVKLVSQTAYSRDRWYSSQDYNRFASNPVFADSIGLADVFGNPYADDGPTPGGIYFDPQLGPSDRILGVDLNRTRTRQWSQEIRLQSDLDGPINFNAGVNYLDFKTTDDYYAFSNIFNLAAERILSPQIGGSLTPPTREIGPCPPRPREPGEAPCVYIDRNPIGQTDDLGHNYFLSRNNVRTKSLGIFGEAYFDLQDNLKLTAGLRYTRDKKYQSQIPSQLLLSSSPFTGGTVDYGYPALADINQKWGRLTGRIVLDWKPEISFTDATLLYASASRGYKGGGANPPRVDFDPVTVQYLPLSPTYRPESLNAFEIGAKNTLFGGKLLLNATAFFYDYKDYQISQVSDRITFTENFPAQSWGLELEGVWQPSRAFRLDANLGYLQTRVKKGGSSVDTMDRTDGNPDWQVLRPWLQAPSNCIAPTKHVEAILNSPLPDDFKQSGLAALCPGVNGVGTFDPSNTTGLFPFYAIFGFEYRPTTEAPNGGRGFSKDVSGNDLPNSPHLTFNIGAQYTLFIDDGDWELTGRADYYRQSSSYARVYASPIDKMKGWGNLNLSLTLARPADDLAFQFYVKNVTNNQAITDVFISADDIGLPANTFYNDPRIIGFNVSKKF, from the coding sequence ATGGTCCGGTACCGTGCAAAGTCGATCCGTGCTCTGTTGCTGGCGGGGGCCGCGCTGGCTGTTTCCGTGCCGCTTCAAGGCGCGATTGCGGCAGAATCGCGCACTTATGCGATTGCTCCGCAGGATCTGGGCGACGCGATCAGGAAGTTTGCATTGGATACCGGGCGCGATGTCGCGTTCGATCCTGCGGCGGTAGCCGGCAAGAAGACGCGCGGCGTGACGGGCCAGCGTACCGAAGAAGGCGCGCTGCGGGCGTTGCTGGAAGGTACCGGGATGCGCTTCATGCGCACTGGCAACGGTTATGGCATTGTCGCGGGCCAGCGACCGGAATCGGCCCTGGATCCGGAAGCTGTGAACGAGGACATCATCGTCACCGCACAAAAGCGCGAGGAAAAGATCCAGGACGTGCCGATCGCGATCACCGCGGTTACGGGCAAGGCGCTGGATAACAAGAAGATCGAAAGCGGCGGCGATCTGATGCGCACCGCGCCGAATCTCAACTTCACCAAGACCTTTTCGAGCATGTACAACATCACGATCCGCGGGGTCGGCACGAAGGCGCTGAACTCGTCGAGCGATCCGGGTGTTGCGGTGGCGTTCAACAACACGCCGCTGGTGCGCAATCGCCTGTTCGAACAGGAATTTTTCGATCTCGCCCGAATCGAGGTGCTGCGCGGGCCGCAGGGGACGCTATATGGCCGCAACGCTACGGGTGGCGTGCTCAACGTGATCCCCGAATTGCCGAGCACCGAAGGCTTTTCGGGCATGATCCGTGGGGAAACCGGCAGCTACAGCACGCGCCGCCTGTCCGGCATGCTCAACGTGCCGCTGACGGATACGCTGGCAATTCGTGGCGGCGCATCGATGACGAAGCGTTCCGGATTCGATTATAACGAATTCACCAAGCGGAACGTGAACGGACGTGATCTGTGGTCGACACGGCTTTCGGCGAAATGGGATCCGGGCAGCAATTTCAGCGCCAATCTCATCTGGGAGCATTTCAACGAGGATGATGATCGTGCGCGCAGCGGCAAGGCGCTGTGCACGCCCGATCCGGGGCCGGCGATGGTGGGTAACACGCCGGTTCCGACGCGGCAGCCGGGTGGGCCGGATTTGCGGGCGCGGATGAGCCAGGGCTGTCTGCCCGGTTCACTCTATGATGACGCGGCATACGGCATTCCCAATCCCGGCGAAATGGCGGCGATTGCGTTGCTCCAGGGAAGTGCGGTGGCGGGTTTTACACCCACACCTGTTCGGCCTGTCTATATCATCAAGCCGGGCAACCCTTATGAAGGGATTGTGCAGTCGCGCGATCCGCGGCGCATCTCCACGGTTGTCGATCCCGTTTTCCGCGCGAAGAATGATGTTGTGCAGTTCAATATGGAACTGGGCGTCGCCGATGGGGTGAAGCTGGTTTCGCAAACCGCCTATAGCCGCGATCGCTGGTATTCTTCGCAGGATTATAATCGCTTTGCATCCAATCCCGTATTCGCGGATTCGATTGGCCTGGCCGATGTTTTTGGCAATCCTTATGCGGATGATGGTCCAACGCCCGGGGGCATTTATTTTGATCCGCAGCTTGGCCCGTCCGATCGTATTCTGGGCGTGGACCTCAATCGTACACGCACACGCCAGTGGAGCCAGGAAATCCGCCTGCAATCCGATCTGGATGGCCCGATCAATTTTAATGCCGGCGTCAATTATCTCGATTTCAAGACGACCGACGATTATTATGCGTTCAGCAACATATTCAACCTTGCTGCCGAACGGATTCTTTCACCGCAGATAGGCGGGTCTCTGACCCCGCCAACGCGCGAGATCGGGCCGTGCCCGCCGCGGCCGCGTGAACCGGGCGAAGCCCCGTGTGTCTATATCGATCGAAACCCGATCGGGCAGACGGACGATCTGGGCCATAATTACTTCCTGAGCCGCAACAATGTGCGTACCAAATCGCTGGGTATTTTTGGTGAGGCCTATTTTGATCTTCAGGATAATCTGAAACTTACCGCTGGCCTGCGCTATACGCGGGACAAGAAATATCAGTCGCAAATTCCCAGCCAGTTGCTTTTGTCATCGAGTCCGTTCACCGGCGGCACGGTCGATTATGGCTATCCGGCACTGGCCGACATCAATCAGAAATGGGGCAGGCTGACCGGTCGGATCGTGCTCGATTGGAAACCGGAAATTTCTTTCACCGATGCCACATTGCTCTACGCATCGGCATCGCGCGGATATAAGGGCGGTGGCGCCAATCCCCCGCGGGTCGATTTCGATCCGGTTACTGTCCAGTATCTCCCGCTGTCGCCGACCTATCGGCCGGAATCTTTGAATGCGTTCGAAATCGGCGCCAAGAACACCTTATTTGGCGGCAAACTGTTGCTGAATGCGACAGCCTTTTTCTATGATTATAAGGACTATCAGATCTCGCAGGTCTCTGACCGCATCACCTTCACCGAAAACTTCCCCGCGCAAAGCTGGGGGCTGGAATTGGAAGGGGTGTGGCAGCCGTCACGCGCGTTCCGCCTCGATGCCAATCTTGGCTATCTCCAGACCCGCGTGAAAAAGGGCGGCAGTTCGGTCGATACGATGGATCGCACCGACGGCAATCCGGACTGGCAGGTCCTGCGTCCCTGGCTGCAGGCGCCGTCTAACTGTATTGCACCGACCAAGCATGTTGAAGCCATCCTGAATTCCCCTCTCCCGGATGATTTCAAGCAATCAGGCCTGGCGGCGCTATGCCCCGGCGTGAATGGGGTCGGAACATTCGATCCGTCCAACACCACCGGGCTGTTTCCTTTCTATGCCATATTCGGGTTCGAATATCGGCCGACGACCGAAGCGCCCAATGGCGGGCGGGGTTTCTCGAAAGATGTGTCGGGCAACGATCTGCCCAATTCCCCGCACCTGACCTTTAACATCGGTGCGCAATACACATTGTTCATCGATGATGGTGATTGGGAACTGACTGGCCGGGCTGATTATTACCGGCAATCGTCCAGCTATGCCCGGGTTTATGCTTCCCCGATCGACAAAATGAAGGGCTGGGGTAATCTTAACCTGTCGCTGACCCTGGCGCGCCCTGCCGATGATCTGGCGTTCCAGTTTTACGTCAAGAACGTGACAAACAATCAGGCCATCACGGATGTTTTCATATCCGCCGATGATATCGGCCTTCCGGCCAATACATTCTATAATGATCCGCGGATTATTGGCTTTAATGTTTCTAAGAAATTCTGA
- a CDS encoding homocysteine S-methyltransferase family protein, with protein MNAADRFRAEAAKRILLTDGAFGTMIQGYRLTEEDYRGGLDLGFDQKGNNDLLVITRPHVIAEITEAYLDAGSDMVSTNTFNANRISQADYGAEHLVRDMNIAAAQIARDAARAAEAKDGRPRFVAGALGPTNKTLSLSPDVNDPGYRAIEFDELKDVYRDQIDALLDGGVDFILIETIFDTLNAKAGIMAALEAGTARGADVPLMISFTVTDMSGRNLSGHSIEAFWATVRHARPLTIGLNCSFGAPQLRPHVAALSAIADTLVMVYPNAGLPNDLGQYDEEPETTGGFIREWADTGLINVIGGCCGTTPQHIAAMRHAVHGAAPRPIAHPPVRTVLAGLEPMILAA; from the coding sequence ATGAACGCCGCCGATCGTTTCCGCGCCGAAGCCGCCAAGCGCATCCTGCTGACCGATGGTGCTTTTGGGACAATGATCCAGGGCTATCGCCTGACTGAGGAGGATTATCGCGGTGGCCTCGACCTGGGGTTCGACCAGAAGGGCAATAATGATCTGCTGGTGATCACCCGTCCGCATGTCATTGCCGAGATTACCGAGGCGTATCTGGATGCCGGATCGGATATGGTGTCGACCAACACCTTCAACGCCAACCGGATCAGCCAGGCTGATTATGGCGCGGAACATCTGGTGCGCGACATGAATATCGCCGCCGCCCAGATCGCGCGCGATGCGGCGCGAGCAGCGGAAGCCAAAGACGGTCGGCCGCGTTTCGTGGCCGGCGCGCTCGGCCCGACGAACAAGACGCTGTCGCTGTCGCCCGACGTGAACGATCCCGGCTATCGCGCGATCGAGTTCGACGAACTGAAGGACGTCTATCGCGACCAGATCGACGCGCTGCTCGACGGCGGTGTCGATTTCATCCTGATCGAAACGATCTTCGATACGCTGAACGCCAAGGCCGGGATCATGGCCGCGCTTGAGGCGGGCACGGCGCGTGGTGCGGACGTGCCGCTGATGATCAGCTTCACCGTGACCGACATGTCGGGCCGCAACCTGTCCGGCCATTCGATCGAGGCGTTCTGGGCGACGGTGCGCCATGCCAGGCCGCTGACGATCGGGCTGAACTGTTCGTTCGGCGCGCCGCAACTGCGCCCGCACGTCGCGGCGCTGTCGGCGATCGCGGATACGCTGGTGATGGTCTATCCCAATGCCGGCCTGCCCAACGATCTTGGCCAATATGATGAGGAGCCGGAGACGACCGGCGGCTTCATCCGCGAATGGGCCGATACCGGGCTGATCAATGTGATCGGCGGCTGCTGTGGCACGACACCCCAGCATATCGCGGCGATGCGCCACGCGGTGCATGGTGCTGCGCCGCGCCCGATAGCGCATCCGCCGGTGCGCACCGTGCTTGCCGGGTTGGAGCCGATGATTCTGGCGGCGTGA